A region from the Kribbella shirazensis genome encodes:
- the istB gene encoding IS21-like element helper ATPase IstB, translated as MAATKSTGKTPASTDAVKQITYLAGALKAPRITEAAARLADQARDAGWTHEDYLAAVLEREVSARNASGARLRIRAAGFPAPKTLEDFDFDAQPAVRQQIGALASGGFLTEARNVVLLGPPGTGKTHLATALGVAAARHGHRVLFATATDWVTRLTDAHRAGKLPQELTRLRRYGLIIVDEVGYLPFEQDAANLFFQLVSSRYEHASLVLTSNLPFSGWGGVSGDQAVAAAMIDRIVHHADVLTLKGASYRLRGRGIDSLPSIRTTTDQTES; from the coding sequence ATGGCGGCCACAAAGAGCACCGGGAAGACCCCCGCGAGCACCGACGCGGTCAAGCAGATCACCTACCTTGCCGGCGCACTGAAGGCACCCCGGATCACCGAGGCCGCCGCCAGGCTGGCCGACCAGGCCCGTGACGCCGGCTGGACCCATGAGGACTACCTCGCCGCGGTCCTCGAACGCGAAGTCAGCGCCCGCAACGCCTCCGGCGCCCGACTGCGGATCCGCGCCGCAGGCTTCCCAGCTCCCAAGACACTGGAGGACTTCGACTTCGACGCCCAACCAGCGGTCCGCCAGCAGATCGGAGCCCTGGCCTCCGGCGGCTTCCTCACCGAAGCCCGCAACGTCGTCCTGCTCGGGCCGCCGGGCACTGGGAAGACCCATCTGGCCACCGCGCTCGGAGTCGCGGCCGCCCGGCACGGGCACCGGGTGCTGTTCGCGACCGCGACCGACTGGGTCACCCGACTCACCGACGCCCACCGCGCCGGCAAGCTACCCCAAGAACTCACCCGGCTACGGCGCTACGGGCTGATCATCGTCGACGAGGTCGGCTACCTCCCGTTCGAGCAAGACGCCGCGAACCTGTTCTTCCAGCTCGTCTCATCCCGCTACGAACACGCCTCGCTCGTGCTGACCTCGAACCTGCCGTTCTCCGGCTGGGGCGGCGTCTCCGGAGACCAAGCCGTCGCCGCCGCGATGATCGACCGCATCGTCCACCACGCCGACGTCCTCACCCTCAAAGGCGCCAGCTACCGGCTCCGCGGACGCGGCATCGACAGCCTCCCCAGCATCCGCACCACCACCGACCAAACCGAGTCCTAG
- a CDS encoding AAA family ATPase, translated as MALGSPFTPRPGVAPRAPQGRDAERALARALASDVAHAQVETNGLMFSGPRGIGKTTVLLQVAEELRSQGWRVAEVKVGEG; from the coding sequence ATGGCACTTGGAAGTCCGTTCACACCTCGCCCTGGCGTAGCGCCGCGCGCACCGCAGGGGCGAGACGCTGAGCGGGCGCTGGCGCGCGCCTTGGCGAGCGATGTGGCACACGCGCAGGTGGAGACGAACGGCTTGATGTTCTCCGGGCCACGCGGGATCGGCAAAACCACCGTGCTTCTCCAGGTAGCCGAAGAGCTGCGCTCGCAGGGCTGGCGTGTGGCTGAGGTGAAGGTTGGTGAGGGCTAG